From Sinorhizobium sp. B11:
ACGGTGACGACGATGCGCTTCCAGCCGACCATCGTGCCAAGGCCGAGAGCCAGCGCCACCGCGACCTTCACCCACAGCGGAATGAACTTCGTCGCATTGTCGACCGAGGCGTGATAGGCGGTGACCGCCTTCAGATCGGTCGCGTCCATCGGCAACAGCTTCTGCTTGTCGATGAGCTTCAGCGCTTCGCCGATCAGATAGATGTCGTTGCGGATGTTGCCGACAAGATTTGTCGGAACGGCTTCCAGCGTCGGGAAGGCAGCCGCTTCAGCGCTTGTCTGATGGATATATTCCTGCAGCGCCGGCGTGGTCGCATCCGTCCAGACCTTGTTCTTGACGGCATTGCTGATCTCGGCCTTGTAATCGCCAACAGTCACACCCGGCTTCACATACTTGCCGAGTGCCGTTTCCACCTGTGCCGAAGCCGACTTGTAGGCTTCGAGATAGTTGACGTCAGGCGTGCGGTTCAGCGCGAAGGCGGTCGGCACGAGACCGATGAGGATGAGCATGATGAGGCCCATGCCCTTCTGGCCGTCATTCGAGCCGTGGGCGAAGCTGACGCCCGTGCAGGTGAAGATCAGGATGGCGCGGATCCACAACGGCGGCGGCTGGTTGCCCTTCGGTTCCTGATAGAGTTCGGGCTTGCGCACGAGGAATTTCAGGACCAGCAGCAGAATGGCGGAGAGACCGAAGCCGATGACCGGCGAGATCAGCAGCGACAGACCGATATTCGTCGCCTGCGACCAGTCCACACCACTGGTAGCGGACCCTGCCGGCGCCAGGAATTGGTTAGCGAGGCCGACGCCGATGATCGAGCCGACCAGCGTGTGCGAACTCGATGACGGCAGGCCGAGATACCAGGTGCCGAGGTTCCAGAGGATCGCCGCGATCAACAGTGCAAAGACCATCGCAAGACCGGACCCGGAACCGACCTGCAGGATGAGCTCGACCGGCAGCAGCGCCAGAATGCCGAAAGCGACGGCGCCGGTCGACGTCAGAACGCCGAGGAAATTGAAGAAACCCGACCAGATGACGGCAAACTCCGCCGGCATGGAGCGCGTGTAGATGACGGTTGCCACCGCATTCGCAGTATCGTGAAAACCGTTGACGAACTCGAAGCCGAGCGCGATCAACAGCGCAAGACCGAGAAGTAACCAGGGAACGGCAACTGCGGCAGTCAGATCACGGGCGAGGGCATAGGCGACATATCCGAGACCGCAAACAACAACGAGCCCGAACACCGGCAGAAACCATTTGCCGGAGGAGTTCGAGTGATGCAGCGGATGGGAAGCGTCGCTATGGCTGGGGGCAATATCGGCCATGGCATAGTTCCTTGTTCCATTTGCAAATTTGCCATTTGTTAATAAATCCGTAGCGTGAAACTCTCATGACGCGGCGATCCGCGCTTGGTCCTGGTCTGGCCCGAAATCGACAACCGAAAATCGCCTGCCCGGAAGGCAAGAGGCTTCCCACTCGGCGCAATGACGCTAAGTTCGCTCAACGTCACGCTTGCCGGGGAGCATCAAGCAACATGCCATCAACCGATCTTCTCCTGACATTCAATGCCGGCTCCTCGACGGTGAAGATCGGCATTTTCGCCATCGAGGATGCGAGGGTGCGGCGGATCGGCAAGGGCGTAATCGATTTTCGCGCCGCGCCGCTGGCCTTCAGCCTGACCGAAGGCCCGAAGACTTTCGACATGCCCCTGAAAGCCGCGCTGACCGACGATCTGCATTCCGTCATCGACGAGACGTTCGAGCTGTTGGCGGACCACTTCGATATCGCCGCTGTCCGTGCGGCAGGCCACCGCGTCGTCCATGGCGGCGACCGCTTTACCGAAGCGATATCGCTCGACGATGCCGCAATCGACGCGATCGACGCACTGATCCCGCTCGCTCCCCTTCACCAGCCGCAGGCGCTACGCTTCATTCGCGCGCTCAGGCACTTGAGGCCGCATCTTGCCCAGACGGCCTCCTTCGATACCGCTTTTCACGCCACTCAGGCCGATCTCGTCCGCCGCTTCGCCATCCCTCGTGCACTTCATGAGGAAGGCATCAAGCGCTACGGTTTTCACGGTCTCTCCTACAAGTTCATTGCCGGTGAAGTGAGCCGCAGGTTGTCGACCAAGCCGAGGATCGCCGCCGCCCATCTCGGCAGCGGTGCAAGCCTCTGCGCATTGGAAAAAGGTGTCAGCCGCGACTGCAGCATGGGCTTTTCGACGCTCGACGGCATTCCGATGGCGACACGGCCCGGCTGGCTCGACCCCGGCGTGATCCTGCATCTCCTGCAGCAGAAGAAGCTGTCTGCCGATCAGGTGGAAGATATGCTCTATCATCGCGCCGGTCTGCTCGGCGTCTCCGGCATCAATGCCGATACGCGCGATCTTCTCGAGGACGGCCGTCCAGAGGCCCGAGAGGCGCTCGACCTTTTCACGTTGCGCATCGCCGGCGAAATCGGCCGCATGTCTGTGACGCTCGGCGGGCTCGACGCCATCGTCTTTACCGCTGGCATCGGCGAGCACCAGCCCCAGATTCGCGCCGCCGTCCTCCAGCGTCTCGCCTGGCTCGGCGTTACGGTTGATGACAAGGCAAACAGCGCCAACGGCTTCACAATCACGACACCCGCAAGCCGCATAACGGCGCATGTCATTGCCACGGACGAGGAACAGATCATCGCACAGGAGGCGCTCGCAATAGTTCGCTCCGGCTGATCCAGATCAAAGGCACGCGGGCGCTAGCAGCTAGAATTGACGTTGAACAAGTTTAAATGGGAGAATCCATGGAAAAGCATGTCTCGACTCCAGCAGTTCTGTCCGACGCCGAACTCGCTCTCATCGACCGCTACTGGCGCGCAGCCAATTATCTCTCGGTCGGGCAGATCTATCTCCTCTCCAATCCTCTCCTGCGCCAGCCCCTGGAACCAGAACATATCAAGCCCCGCCTGCTCGGCCACTGGGGTACGACGCCAGGTCTCAATTTCATCTATGCACATCTGAACCGCGTTATCTGCGCCCGCGATCTCGACATCATCTATATGTGCGGCCCCGGTCACGGCGGACCGGGCATGGTCGCCAATACCTATCTCGAAGGCATCTACAGCGAGATCTATCCCCATATCGCCGAGACCGAGGATGGCATGCGCAAGCTCTTCCGTCAGTTCTCCTTCCCCGGCGGCATCCCGAGCCACGCAGCACCGGAAACGCCGGGCTCCATTCATGAGGGCGGCGAACTCGGTTATGCACTCGTTCACGCGTATGGCGCCGCCTTCGATAATCCCGATCTGGTCGTCGCCTGCGTTATCGGTGACGGTGAGGCCGAAACCGGCCCGCTTGCAGCAAGCTGGCACTCCAACAAATTCCTGAATCCTGCCCGCGACGGCGCTGTTCTGCCGATCCTGCACCTGAACGGCTACAAGATTGCCAACCCGACCATCCTCGGCCGTGCGAGTGACGATGACCTGGCACATTTGTTCGAGGGCTATGGCTATGAGCCCTTCTTCGTCGAAGGCCATGAGCCTGCAAAGATGCATCAGCAGATGGCGGCAACCTTCGAGAAAGTCTTCGATCGTATCCGCGCCATTCGGAAACAAGCCCGTGACGGTAAGGCGCCACAGGCCTGCCCGCGCTGGCCAATGATCGTACTGCGCAGCCCCAAGGGCTGGACCGGACCGAAAGAGGTGGACGGTAAGAAAGTCGAAGGTTTCTGGCGCGCCCATCAGGTGCCGGTCTCCAATTGCCGCGACGACGACGGGCACCGGAAAATCCTCGAAGACTGGATGCGCAGCTATCATCCGGAAGACCTCTTCGATACTTCCGGTAGACTGAAGCCGGAATTGCGGGCACTCGCCCCGTCAGGCCAGCGTCGCATGGGCGCCAACCCGCACGCCAATGGCGGTATTCTGCGCAAGGAGCTGAATGCTCCCGATATCCGCGCCTATGAAGTAAAAGTGGAAAAGCGCGGTGATAGCATGGTGCAATCCACCGAAATCCTCGGACACTACCTGCGTGACACGCTGAAACTCAACGAAGCCAATGCGAATTTCCGCATCTTCGGCCCTGACGAAACGGAATCGAACCGCCTCGGCAGCGTCTTCGAAGTCACCGATCGTGTATGGATGGAAGAAATCGAACCTTATGACGTCAGCCTCTCCAGGGACGGCCGTGTCATGGAAGTGCTGAGCGAGCATCTTTGCCAGGGATGGCTGGAGGGCTACCTGCTGACCGGCCGGCACGGCCTGTTCTCCTGCTACGAGGCCTTCATCCACATCATAGATTCCATGTTCAACCAGCACGCCAAATGGCTGAAGGTCACCCGCGAACTGGAGTGGAGAAAGCCGATTTCCTCGCTGAACTATCTGCTGACCTCCCATGTCTGGAGGCAGGATCACAACGGCTTTTCGCATCAGGACCCCGGCTTCGTCGACCTCGTCGCCAACAAGAAGGCCGACATCGTCCGTATCTACCTGCCGCCGGATGCCAACACCCTGCTCTGGGTCGGCGACCATTGCCTGAAAACCTATGACCGCATCAACGTCATCGTCGCTGGCAAGCAGCCGGAGCCACAATGGCTGACGATGGACGAGGCGGTAAAACACTGCGAGACCGGCATCGGCATCTGGGATTGGGCAAGTCATGAAGACGATACGGTGGCGCCCGACGTCATCATGGCCTGCGCCGGCGACGTCCCGACCATGGAGACGCTCGCCGCCGTCGATCTGCTACACCAGCATATTCCGGAGCTTAAGATCCGCACCGTCAACGTCGTAGACCTGCTCGCTCTGCAATCAAAGGATCAGCATCCACACGGCCTGACGGACGAAGCCTTCGACGCGATCTTTACGTCGGACAGGCCGGTGATCTTCGCCTATCACGGCTATCCCTATCTCATCCATCGGCTGACCTATAAGCGCACCAACCATCGCAATATCCATGTGCGCGGTTTCATCGAGGAAGGCACGACCACCACGCCATTCGACATGACGGTGCTCAACGAACTTGACCGCTTCCACCTTGCCATCGAGGCGATCGAACGTGTGCCGGGCCTGAAGGAGAAAGTGCCAGAAGCGCTGGAGAGCCTGCGAGCCAAGCTCGTCGAGCATCATGCCTATGTCCGGGAATATGGTGAGGACATGCCCGACGTGCGCAACTGGAAATGGCCCGCAACCTGAGACGAGGTCAGCGGACATGAAGAGGGCCGCGCGGAAACCGCGCAGCCCTTCCCCAGCCGTGGAGCAAGATCACAATTTACTGTCCGTTCTGCGTACCGCTCGGCGTCGTCACGCCCGTCGGACCACCGCCGCTGCCGTCAGGTGTCGGATCGCGGTCTGTGGCTTCCGGCGGCTTGATGGAGCCGGTTGCCGGATTATTGTCGAACGTTCCCTGGCCCGAGGGCTGTGCGTTGATCGGGTCCTGGGTCGTCGATGCGGTCGAAGCCGGTTCATTGGTCGAACCTGGCCAGATGGCAAAACTTGCCGCAGCAATCAGAATGACCAGAATGCCGGCGGCGAGCACGCCCCAGAGCGAGACGCTACGCCGCTCGTCGGCAAGCGTTTTTTCCTCTTCATAGGAGGCCTGCCCGAGTGGCATGCCGGTGTTCTCATCCACAATTCTGTTCTTTTCGTCTCCATATTGGGTCATCTCTTGATCCTCCAATCTGTAACGTAGAAACCAAAACGGCGGGAAGTTGTTCCATCGAGCCGGTTTTCTCGATCTGAGCGGCCCGCGATAGACATTTGTTTTCTTGACCCGCCGGCACTTGCCCAACATCATCCATGACATCAAATCAGGAGTGATCCATGGCATTCGACGGCCGCCTTCTTTCCGGTGTCAGCACGCTTGCCGCGGTGGTCGAAAGCGGCAGCTTCGTCAAGGCGGCGGACGCGCTCGGCCTTTCGGCCTCCGGCGTCAGCCGCGCGATATCGAGGCTGGAGGCACGTGTCGGTGTGCGCCTGCTCGACCGCACCACCCGCTCGGTGAGACTGACGGATGAAGGCGCACGCTTCTACGAACAGGTCGCTCCGCATCTGGATGGCATCGAAGATGCCGCCACACGTGCCTCCGGCGCCTTGTCGACCGTCCGCGGGCGCCTGCGTGTCGATGTCGATCCAATCTTTTCCCGCATGGTGCTGGCGCCACACCTGAAGCAGTTTATGACCCGCTATCCGGCGCTGGAACTCGAATTGATAACCCGCGACCTGATGAGCGATCTTGTCGCCGACGGTATCGATATCGCCATTCGCTTCGGCCAGCAGCCGAGTTCCTCGCGCATCGCCCGCAAGCTGATGGAAACCCGTGTATTGACGGTCGCAACTCCTGCCTATCTCGCTGAACACGGCACACCGAAGACACCTGCCGAAATCGCCGGTCACCTCTGCATTCAGTTTCGCGATCCGCTGACGGGCCGAACCTTCGGCTGGGAACTGCATAGGGGCAAGAAGATCGTGCCGCTCGACGCCCGTGGTCCGCTTCTGATGAGTGATGCCGGCACCATGCTTGATGCCTGCCTCGCGGGCGCCGGCATCGCCCAGGTTCTCGCCCTCAGCGTCAAGGATCTGCTTGCAGAGGGACGCCTTGCCGAACTCTATCCGGACTGGCCGGGCGAGACTTTCCCGCTTTATGCCGTCCATCCATCCCGGCATCACGTGCCGGCCAAGGTCAACGCTTTTATCGAATTCTGCCTCGAAGTTATCAGCCGTTAGATGCGCGAGCTCGAAAGTTGGTGACAACCTTCTGCCCCATATTCCGCACCTGCCGCGACCTAAGCTATGAAATTCCCCCGACCGGAAACACCGCCGAGGAAAGCCATGAAGGGTTTCGCCGCCAACCTCACCGCCTCCCGCCTGGAGGAAATGCTTGCCTTCTATATGGCGCCGGAGGCTGGCAGCCGCGAAGAAGCCGACGAGCGCCGCGAAAACAGCGGATCATCCGCAAAGAAGGCCGATTACATCGCCGAGCGCTCAGCACCCCATCCCGCGCTGACGGAAAACTGAATCGCTACTTTACGACCAGAACCGGAATACCGGCCTCGGACAGCACCTCGGATGTCTGGCTGCCGAGCATGAGCCGCGAGATCCCCCGACGGCCATGCGAAGAAATGACGATCAGGCCGCAGCCCTGCTCTGCCGCCGTTTCCAGGATTGCGGCGGCTGGCGACAGGTGCACCTTGCTGACAAAGTCGGCGATGACGCCGGCATTCCTGGCCTTTTCGCCGATGATCTTTTCCAGGTCCTCGATTTCTTTCCGGCGGCCCTCGTTATAGCTGTCCATCGCTTCCGCTTGCACGATCCCCTGCAGCGCAAAACCGGTCAGCGGCACGATGACGCTGATGACCGTCACGGGAAGGTTGAGCGCCTTGGCAAGCGCAAGACCATGATCGACACCCCGGGCGGAAAGTTCCGAGCCGTCGGTGGGCAGCAATATGCGATTGTACATGGGAGATCCGTTCTGATGGCTGAATTCAAATAAGGCAGGAATTCAACCACAATCGTAATCGCGCGCCTTGACGCAGGTCAACGCCGGACTGAGACGACGGATTTCGAAAGCACCTCACTCAATTCCAGAGGAAGTCCTCGCTTTCAATACGGGAAGCAAGCTTGAGCGTGCCGTCTGGCTGAACGACATAACGCTCGAATTGCCGAAGGCCGAAGTCGCCGAGGAAAGTATGTTTGATCACGGTGCCGGGCTTGTAGGGCGAATGAATAACCTTGCCGCCATAAGTCAGACTACCGGGAATAGGCTGATCCTCCGTCGTCGTACTACAGCCGGCGGCGAGGAGAAGCATTGCGACAATAGCGTATTTCATGGTGGATCCCCGGCTACGAAGCGTTTGCGCCAAAATTATACCGCCTGCGTGACGAACGCGCACTGATAGTTTTGGTTTCGGGGATAATTGGTAGCGGAGGTCCGTTCTTGCCATGACGCGTCCAACAGCCGCTCCATCCGTGCGACTTCATCTCGCGAGAGCGTGCCTCAAACAGCGAGGCTGACACCAAATCTTAGAAATGCGATCGGTCTACTGGTGATATCTCCGATGAAAAAGAATGCCGCTCAGAATCAACGCGTTCAGATTGTCAAGGCATGCAGTCGCAGCTATTCAAAAAGGCAACGAACTGAGGAAGAAGCCACCCGCCATGCTGATGCAGAACAACACGGCCGCGAGACACACCTACCGCGCCGACATAGACGGACTGCGAGCGATTGCAGTCGTTGCGGTCCTTATCTTCCACTCTTTCCCACACGCTCTGCATGGCGGGTTCTTGGGCGTTGATGTCTTCTTCGTGATCTCGGGGTTTCTGATCACCGGGATTATCTCCGGCGGCATCGACCAGGGGACGTTCTCGCTATTAAGCTTCTATCAACGACGCATCCGCCGGATTTATCCGACCCTCATCCTCGTCCTGACAGCTACGTTGCTCGTTGGTTTTTTCATACTGCCGCCAACGCCAATGCATCGACTCGGGTGGCACATAATGGGCGCCGCTCTGTTCATCCCGAACTTGCTGCTTTGGAACGAGTCCGGATATTTCGACGCCGAATCTCTGACGAAACCGCTCCTTCATCTTTGGTCGCTCGGGGTCGAAGAGCAGTTCTATATCCTGTGGCCAGTCTTAATCTTGCTGGTGAAGCGGACCCCGATACGTCTCGCCCATGGCCTCGCGGCAGTTGTCGCTCTTTCGTTGGCTTACAACATCTATCTCTCTTTTACCCTCCCGGCTGCGGCATTCTATTCCCCATTGAGTCGGGCATGGGAATTGGCCGTAGGCGGCCTTATTTCCTGCTTTCCAATTGGTTTCAGGACGAGGAACGCGAACACACTCGCGAGCGGATTCGGCGTCATCCTCATTGCGGCCGCAATGGTGTTTGCGAGTCATTCCATCTCTTCGCCTATATATATGGTTGCAGCCGTAGCAGGTGCTGGCCTCCTTATCACCTCTGGACCGAATAGCGATATCGCCCAGAGATTCTTGGCGTGCCGACCGATGGTAGCCATCGGGCTTATCAGCTATCCCCTTTACCTTTGGCACTGGCCAATATTGGTACTTGCGAGGGGAGACGCCCCTTTTTCGAACAACTGGACGCTCGCGCTTGTCGGGGTTTCCGGCGTGCTGGCGACAGTCACGTACACCCTAGTTGAACATCCATTGCGGCAAATCCCACTGGAAAAGGTTGTCGTTCCCCTGTTCATTGCTCTGGTCGCTCTAGGTGGCTTCGGAGCGGCTGCGAGCCATTTCGATTTTCAATCGCTCACCTATCCCCAAAAGATGCGCGATATTCTTGCTTATGGCCATTACGACTTCCGGTCGAATGCAAGGATCGGCACATGCTGGCTTTACAAGCCGCTCTATATGCCAGATCAACGATATCACCCGGAATGCGACTTCGCTTCTGGGTCTAGTTCACCGAAAATAGCCGTCTGGGGCGACTCGCACGCCGGCCGGCTTTTCCCCGGGCTGTCGCTAGCAGCAGAAGGGAAAGCATCGGTTGCCATATTCGCGGCCGACTCTTGCCCGCCGATCAATAATTTCGGGGCATGTTCGAAGTTCACAGACGATGCACTCTCGGCGATTATCAGAAACAAGCCTGACATCGTTGTCCTCTTCGCTCGCTGGTCGTTCTATTCTGCGGACTATGCCACTGGGGCAGTCGGTGACGGCCTCAAGTTCTACCTGGACGCGCTTCAAAATGCAGGAATATCCGTCGCCATTGTAGGGCCGTTCCCGGAATACAGCGGGCAACTTCCAGACCTCATCTTCAATCAATGGCTGTCTAACAAATCGCGCGGGATACCAAACCGCATCAATGACCTTCCGCGGGCCGATTCGGCGGCTGCCGAGCGCAGTCTGCAGGCGCTCGCCGAGGCGAGGAATATCCCCTATCTCTCCTTGATCGACATATTCTGCAGAGACAACAGTTGCGCCACTTCATGGTCTGACAATCCGTCCGATCTCCTGACGTGGGACTATGGTCACCTAACGACTGGCGCGGGCCAATTTGTGGGGCGAAAACTGCTCAAGATCCTTATCGATCGCCCAAAAACCTGACGGTAAGGCGACTGGTGAGTGAATGCGCCGGAGACCGGGACCTTCGCGAATGCCCCACTGCCTTGGAAAAGGCCGAAGGCATCTTGTCACCCGGTCCGACGGCTATAACTGGCTGACGATCGGCTTGTAAATATCCATTGTTCGTAGGTGCCGAGTACATCGCTCAATGGCGGTACGGCAAAACAAGATCGGCAATGCGGTTTACCTTCAACCAGACTGAAGGAACCTCCAACTCCCACACATCACCGGTAAGCGGGTCGGCGTGCCCTCCCGCAAAATATACCTTTCCATGAAAAACATAGGTCGACTGCTCATGTCGCGCGCGCCACGTCTTGGATAAGGCCAGGCGAGTCCACCTCTCACCATCGTCTGAGTACCAGATGCCATTTCGATTTAGCGTTTCTTTGCTCCATCCGCCAATCACCCACATTCGGTTCTGGTAGGTGATGGCGGAGAACCAGATGCGACCGTGCCATGGAGCATTGGACACCTTGACCCAGTTTACACCGTCCACAGAATTCCAAACGTCATTAAGAGCAATATAATCTGGCGTGTAAGATCCTCCACCCAGGACCCAAAGTCTCCCGTTGTAAACTATCGCCCCATGGAACGCGCGCGGCGTCCACTGGGCATGTTCAGTCACTTTTTCCCAGTTCACTCCATCGACAGAGCTCCACACATCATTCTTGAACGTCTGCTTGCCATCAATGATCTCGAGACCGCCGAATATCCAAAGGCGACCATTAAATTCAACGATAGGAGTTCCTGTACGCGGCGACCAGGCCGCTGCAGGATT
This genomic window contains:
- a CDS encoding inorganic phosphate transporter, whose product is MADIAPSHSDASHPLHHSNSSGKWFLPVFGLVVVCGLGYVAYALARDLTAAVAVPWLLLGLALLIALGFEFVNGFHDTANAVATVIYTRSMPAEFAVIWSGFFNFLGVLTSTGAVAFGILALLPVELILQVGSGSGLAMVFALLIAAILWNLGTWYLGLPSSSSHTLVGSIIGVGLANQFLAPAGSATSGVDWSQATNIGLSLLISPVIGFGLSAILLLVLKFLVRKPELYQEPKGNQPPPLWIRAILIFTCTGVSFAHGSNDGQKGMGLIMLILIGLVPTAFALNRTPDVNYLEAYKSASAQVETALGKYVKPGVTVGDYKAEISNAVKNKVWTDATTPALQEYIHQTSAEAAAFPTLEAVPTNLVGNIRNDIYLIGEALKLIDKQKLLPMDATDLKAVTAYHASVDNATKFIPLWVKVAVALALGLGTMVGWKRIVVTVGEKIGKTHLTYGQGAAAEVVAMVTIASADHLGLPVSTTHVLSSGVAGTMAANGSGLQWSTVRNMIMAWVLTLPASIAIAFLLFVILRQVF
- a CDS encoding acetate/propionate family kinase — protein: MPSTDLLLTFNAGSSTVKIGIFAIEDARVRRIGKGVIDFRAAPLAFSLTEGPKTFDMPLKAALTDDLHSVIDETFELLADHFDIAAVRAAGHRVVHGGDRFTEAISLDDAAIDAIDALIPLAPLHQPQALRFIRALRHLRPHLAQTASFDTAFHATQADLVRRFAIPRALHEEGIKRYGFHGLSYKFIAGEVSRRLSTKPRIAAAHLGSGASLCALEKGVSRDCSMGFSTLDGIPMATRPGWLDPGVILHLLQQKKLSADQVEDMLYHRAGLLGVSGINADTRDLLEDGRPEAREALDLFTLRIAGEIGRMSVTLGGLDAIVFTAGIGEHQPQIRAAVLQRLAWLGVTVDDKANSANGFTITTPASRITAHVIATDEEQIIAQEALAIVRSG
- a CDS encoding phosphoketolase family protein; translated protein: MEKHVSTPAVLSDAELALIDRYWRAANYLSVGQIYLLSNPLLRQPLEPEHIKPRLLGHWGTTPGLNFIYAHLNRVICARDLDIIYMCGPGHGGPGMVANTYLEGIYSEIYPHIAETEDGMRKLFRQFSFPGGIPSHAAPETPGSIHEGGELGYALVHAYGAAFDNPDLVVACVIGDGEAETGPLAASWHSNKFLNPARDGAVLPILHLNGYKIANPTILGRASDDDLAHLFEGYGYEPFFVEGHEPAKMHQQMAATFEKVFDRIRAIRKQARDGKAPQACPRWPMIVLRSPKGWTGPKEVDGKKVEGFWRAHQVPVSNCRDDDGHRKILEDWMRSYHPEDLFDTSGRLKPELRALAPSGQRRMGANPHANGGILRKELNAPDIRAYEVKVEKRGDSMVQSTEILGHYLRDTLKLNEANANFRIFGPDETESNRLGSVFEVTDRVWMEEIEPYDVSLSRDGRVMEVLSEHLCQGWLEGYLLTGRHGLFSCYEAFIHIIDSMFNQHAKWLKVTRELEWRKPISSLNYLLTSHVWRQDHNGFSHQDPGFVDLVANKKADIVRIYLPPDANTLLWVGDHCLKTYDRINVIVAGKQPEPQWLTMDEAVKHCETGIGIWDWASHEDDTVAPDVIMACAGDVPTMETLAAVDLLHQHIPELKIRTVNVVDLLALQSKDQHPHGLTDEAFDAIFTSDRPVIFAYHGYPYLIHRLTYKRTNHRNIHVRGFIEEGTTTTPFDMTVLNELDRFHLAIEAIERVPGLKEKVPEALESLRAKLVEHHAYVREYGEDMPDVRNWKWPAT
- a CDS encoding LysR family transcriptional regulator; this translates as MAFDGRLLSGVSTLAAVVESGSFVKAADALGLSASGVSRAISRLEARVGVRLLDRTTRSVRLTDEGARFYEQVAPHLDGIEDAATRASGALSTVRGRLRVDVDPIFSRMVLAPHLKQFMTRYPALELELITRDLMSDLVADGIDIAIRFGQQPSSSRIARKLMETRVLTVATPAYLAEHGTPKTPAEIAGHLCIQFRDPLTGRTFGWELHRGKKIVPLDARGPLLMSDAGTMLDACLAGAGIAQVLALSVKDLLAEGRLAELYPDWPGETFPLYAVHPSRHHVPAKVNAFIEFCLEVISR
- a CDS encoding universal stress protein, whose protein sequence is MYNRILLPTDGSELSARGVDHGLALAKALNLPVTVISVIVPLTGFALQGIVQAEAMDSYNEGRRKEIEDLEKIIGEKARNAGVIADFVSKVHLSPAAAILETAAEQGCGLIVISSHGRRGISRLMLGSQTSEVLSEAGIPVLVVK
- a CDS encoding acyltransferase — its product is MPLRINAFRLSRHAVAAIQKGNELRKKPPAMLMQNNTAARHTYRADIDGLRAIAVVAVLIFHSFPHALHGGFLGVDVFFVISGFLITGIISGGIDQGTFSLLSFYQRRIRRIYPTLILVLTATLLVGFFILPPTPMHRLGWHIMGAALFIPNLLLWNESGYFDAESLTKPLLHLWSLGVEEQFYILWPVLILLVKRTPIRLAHGLAAVVALSLAYNIYLSFTLPAAAFYSPLSRAWELAVGGLISCFPIGFRTRNANTLASGFGVILIAAAMVFASHSISSPIYMVAAVAGAGLLITSGPNSDIAQRFLACRPMVAIGLISYPLYLWHWPILVLARGDAPFSNNWTLALVGVSGVLATVTYTLVEHPLRQIPLEKVVVPLFIALVALGGFGAAASHFDFQSLTYPQKMRDILAYGHYDFRSNARIGTCWLYKPLYMPDQRYHPECDFASGSSSPKIAVWGDSHAGRLFPGLSLAAEGKASVAIFAADSCPPINNFGACSKFTDDALSAIIRNKPDIVVLFARWSFYSADYATGAVGDGLKFYLDALQNAGISVAIVGPFPEYSGQLPDLIFNQWLSNKSRGIPNRINDLPRADSAAAERSLQALAEARNIPYLSLIDIFCRDNSCATSWSDNPSDLLTWDYGHLTTGAGQFVGRKLLKILIDRPKT